A DNA window from Odocoileus virginianus isolate 20LAN1187 ecotype Illinois unplaced genomic scaffold, Ovbor_1.2 Unplaced_Scaffold_5, whole genome shotgun sequence contains the following coding sequences:
- the GPR78 gene encoding LOW QUALITY PROTEIN: G-protein coupled receptor 78 (The sequence of the model RefSeq protein was modified relative to this genomic sequence to represent the inferred CDS: inserted 2 bases in 1 codon; deleted 1 base in 1 codon) yields LRRLPQLRARLHILGLLGKARSAAALSRTGSIPCRPWRLRDTWRAASTKGRGEALLAGLLAPAWAAPPLSSALVLLCAYRAKLRRARASGVFPVSRFLGHRLLAALDLLFLLLSGLRRRSPVESGACQAIGLLDAFLAFKAALTVVALSADXWPAVGFPLRGAGTLRPAPAAGPRVGTAAGLRAPRALPLLVAGLLEPSRPACGACRLCPNAGGASLPRPPRHRLHPPLVRGAQSGFHQGAAAGDVWPLPPERRPGRAGEVQRAVLPSCSGGRHPNCCYCLGGWPRGACGCPHRLRHCRSGFPCTLLTRFHIGLFVRSMHPHT; encoded by the exons CTACGCCGCTTGCCGCAGCTCCGAGCGCGCCTCCATATCTTGGGACTCCTTGGGAAAGCCCGCTCCGCCGCCGCGCTTTCTCGCACCGGGTCGATCCCCTGCCGCCCTTGGCGCCTGCGGGACACCTGGAGAGCTGCTAGCACCAAGGGCCGGGGAGAGGCCCTGCTGGCGGGGCTGCTGGCTCCGGCGTGGGCGGCACCGCCGCTGTCCAGCGCGCTGGTGCTGCTCTGCGCCTACAGAGCTAAgctgcgt cgcgcgcgcgcctCAGGCGTCTTCCCGGTGAGCCGGTTCCTGGGCCACCGGCTGCTGGCGGCGCTGGACTTGCTCTTCCTGCTGCTCAGCGGGCTGCGCCGGCGGTCGCCGGTGGAGTCTGGCGCGTGCCAGGCCATCGGCCTCCTGGACGCTTTCTTGGCCTTCAAGGCGGCGCTGACCGTGGTGGCCCTGAGCGCGGA CTGGCCGGCAGTGGGCTTCCCGCTGCGTGGCGCTGGCACCCTTCGCCCGGCTCCTGCTGCTGGTCCGCGCGTGGGGACTGCCGCTGGCCTTCGCGCTCCTCGCGCGCTCCCCCTGCTAGTGGCGGGGCTCCTGGAACCTTCGCGTCCTGCTTGCGGCGCCTGCCGTCTGTGTCCCAACGCCGGCGGCGCTTCGCTTCCTCGGCCTCCACGCCACCGGCTTCACCCGCCGCTTGTTCGCGGAGCTCAGTCTGGCTTCCACCAGGGTGCTGCTGCAGGTGATGTGTGGCCTCTTCCCCCGGAGCGACGTCCTGGCCGCGCAGGTGAGGTGCAGAGAGCCGTGCTTCCCTCCTGCTCTGGAGGGCGACATCCGAACTGCTGTTACTGCCTTGGTGGGTGgcccagaggagcctgcgggTGCCCTCATCGGCTCAGGCATTGCAGAAGCGGCT